One Lycium barbarum isolate Lr01 chromosome 5, ASM1917538v2, whole genome shotgun sequence genomic window carries:
- the LOC132641820 gene encoding putative late blight resistance protein homolog R1B-12, translating to MENVKKTTSHATLSTQCNPPSNNEEFVGFEEDIKQIIQKLTGATKERDVISIVGMAGLGKTTLAKKVCNSQRIVHHFDVLAFCTISQTYSITKLLVEILKQVTGEKHDIKGDEDVADALRKALFVKRYLIILDDIWNYEAWEDLQLSFPSVDRGSRIMVTTRDEKVAKHIKLYTDPYFLRFLTDEESWELLQKKVFKCETCPSELQEAGFEVARSCKGLPLVVVLNAGIIAQKERQVSVWQDFAKDLSSHGLEEQSMKAVQSSYDYLGDHLKHCLLYIGYFPEDYNIPVSDLLKLWIAEEFVHNIDTENLEKSSKDYLSDLVNRSLLMVSKRRSNGDIKYCMVHDLVREFCSSKLKEVEFTQRVVPYNSSQPSYPNNPRLCMYIHDQLVKQLELHGYSVDEIPMVSSKEKESLEFIAHPRFYSSGCMDLFSLLTNLRLIRVLHLLDINSESAWEFQSSPASKLEKLTHLKYLAIFVKKFDFKWVSHMRDLQTLRVQSHQRIKTSPDIWKMKKLRHVDISEFSFIWEDSDQEESSQNVLENLKTFGMCRVSVADMNRKFWWRFPNLEELRLSIVNFHGMPNHSLFPTPEIHNRLQSLEISFPIGFSKSIGWFKSVFPLNLKVLSLAGISLTEEIVSSIAALEKLETLKLFFIHFTCDPQWDVTDHEFKALKYLKLELADMNQWESSEKSFPVLEKLVIKDCEQLEEIPSSFVDILSLKLIKVINCSDSVGNSAWEIKEEVENNQASDRLQVHIPKNY from the coding sequence ATGGAGAACGTCAAGAAAACCACTTCCCATGCAACTCTTTCAACTCAATGCAACCCTCCATCTAATAATGAGGAATTTGTGGGCTTTGAGGAGGATATAAAACAGATAATTCAGAAATTGACTGGAGCAACAAAAGAACGGGACGTTATCTCGATTGTTGGAATGGCTGGACTAGGTAAAACGACTTTGGCTAAAAAGGTGTGCAACAGTCAACGTATTGTTCATCACTTTGATGTTCTAGCATTTTGTACTATTTCACAAACATATAGCATCACGAAGCTATTGGTTGAGATTCTTAAGCAAGTTACAGGTGAAAAGCACGACATCAAAGGGGATGAGGACGTCGCTGATGCGTTGAGGAAGGCACTGTTTGTCAAGAGATACCTCATCATTTTGGATGATATATGGAACTATGAAGCATGGGAAGATTTGCAATTATCTTTCCCTAGTGTGGACAGAGGAAGTAGAATAATGGTAACAACTCGAGATGAAAAGGTGGCAAAGCATATTAAACTGTACACCGAcccttattttcttcgattcctAACGGATGAAGAGAGTTGGGAATTATTGCAAAAGAAAGTATTTAAATGTGAGACCTGTCCATCGGAGCTACAGGAGGCAGGATTTGAAGTTGCCAGAAGCTGTAAAGGACTGCCTCTTGTGGTTGTCTTGAATGCTGGAATTATTGCTCAGAAGGAAAGGCAGGTCTCCGTCTGGCAAGATTTTGCAAAGGATTTAAGTTCGCATGGTTTAGAAGAGCAGAGCATGAAAGCGGTTCAATCAAGTTATGACTATTTAGGGGATCATCTAAAGCATTGCCTTCTTTACATTGGATACTTCCCGGAAGACTATAACATTCCGGTTTCTGATTTGCTAAAGTTATGGATAGCTGAAGAGTTTGTGCACAACATTGACACGGAGAACTTAGAGAAATCATCCAAAGATTACTTGAGTGATCTAGTCAATAGAAGCCTTCTGATGGTTTCTAAAAGGAGATCTAATGGTGATATAAAATACTGCATGGTTCATGATCTAGTGCGTGAGTTTTGCTCAAGTAAACTTAAAGAAGTAGAGTTTACACAGCGCGTTGTGCCATACAACTCATCCCAACCTTCATATCCAAACAATCCTCGGTTATGCATGTATATCCATGACCAGCTTGTTAAGCAATTGGAGCTGCATGGATATTCAGTGGATGAGATTCCAATGGTGAGCTCCAAAGAAAAGGAGTCTTTAGAGTTTATCGCTCATCCGCGATTCTATTCATCAGGATGTATGGATCTTTTCTCTTTACTTACTAATTTGAGGCTTATTAGGGTGTTGCATTTGTTGGATATCAATTCAGAAAGTGCTTGGGAATTTCAAAGTTCTCCGGCTTCCAAACTAGAAAAACTCACTCACTTGAAATACCTTGCAATTTTTGTCAAAAAATTTGATTTCAAGTGGGTTTCACACATGCGTGATCTACAAACTTTACGTGTGCAGTCACATCAGCGTATAAAGACATCACCGGATATTTGGAAAATGAAGAAGCTAAGGCATGTGGATATTAGTGAATTTTCCTTTATCTGGGAGGACAGTGATCAAGAAGAATCTTCACAAAATGTGTTAGAGAACTTAAAGACTTTTGGCATGTGTCGTGTATCTGTGGCTGATATGAATCGGAAGTTCTGGTGGAGGTTTCCGAATCTCGAAGAACTCAGGCTCTCCATTGTTAATTTTCATGGCATGCCCAATCATTCTCTGTTTCCTACACCGGAAATTCATAACCGACTTCAATCTCTTGAAATAAGTTTCCCGATTGGATTCTCCAAATCAATTGGATGGTTCAAATCAGTCTTCCCTTTGAATCTCAAGGTTTTATCACTTGCTGGCATCTCACTAACCGAAGAAATAGTTTCAAGTATTGCAGCACTGGAAAAACTTGAGACTCTCAAGTTATTTTTTATACACTTCACCTGTGATCCGCAATGGGACGTCACAGATCATGAGTTCAAAGCACTGAAATACTTGAAATTAGAGCTAGCGGATATGAATCAATGGGAGTCCTCCGAGAAATCGTTTCCCGTGCTTGAGAAACTAGTCATAAAAGATTGTGAACAGCTTGAGGAGATTCCTTCTAGCTTTGTGGATATTCTATCGCTAAAATTGATTAAAGTGATCAACTGTAGTGACTCAGTCGGGAATTCAGCATGGGAAATTAAagaagaggtagaaaacaaccaAGCAAGTGACAGACTCCAAGTTCATATCCCGAAGAATTACTAA